In Trichocoleus sp., the DNA window ATCAAAAAACCAATGTCCTCTGGCAGCCCACGAACAGTATCCATCAGCAGGGCAGAGACGGCTGCGCCAAAGTTGAGGCGGGTTTGGGTATCGGGGAAGGTGAGTTCTTCGCGGCTTGTGAACACAACGGGCGTTTTGCCTGCGGTATGGGACTCATGAACTCGATCGAGAATTCCTTGCAGAAAAGTAGTTCGCTGCGCTTCGGAGTCTTCTAGCAGATGAGAGACATCCACCTCGATCGCCTCAGTGCCCGGAGCATGAAGCAAATCTTCCAGTTGCTCGGTTGTTTTACGAACATGAGAGCCAACAATCACTGCACCGGGTCTGCCTGCTCTGGTATAGGTTGCCATGGCTTCAGCTGCAACGGGTTGAGGTGGAAGTGCCGCTAATGCGGTGAGGAGGCTGGCTGCACTGCGAAACAAAAACCGCTTGCCCTGCGAGGCTGCCGTTAAAACATCATCAGCAAACTGGTTCAAATCTGCCTGGGCTTCTGCATCGACGACAACGCACTGGTTATCGTGCAACTGCATTAGTCGATCGATCGTCCCCGATCGAATATCGGACAACAAAAAGCGATCGACCTGCGCGGCTTTGATTCGTCCCTGTGTTTTTTCTTCAACATAATCAGGCAGGTAGCTGTGCTGATAGCCAAACACTGAATCTTTTGCGAACTCAGTTTCATGTACCGGAGTCGGTACGCCATCCACGCTTAGATAATGCACACTCTCACGGGTGAAGCGTCCGCCCTCAAAAAAAGCAGGCGTGAGGAAATGGGCATCAAATGGGCCAAGTTCTTCAGCAATTGCATCGGTTTCGATCGGGTAGTGCCCCCGCAAGGTCGAATCCGATCGGCTAACAAT includes these proteins:
- a CDS encoding four-carbon acid sugar kinase family protein; the encoded protein is MTSKPKIIVLDDDPTGSQTVHSCLLLMKWDVETLRSGLADESPIFFVLSNTRALTPEKALATTKEVCQNLKQALAMEQVQDFLIVSRSDSTLRGHYPIETDAIAEELGPFDAHFLTPAFFEGGRFTRESVHYLSVDGVPTPVHETEFAKDSVFGYQHSYLPDYVEEKTQGRIKAAQVDRFLLSDIRSGTIDRLMQLHDNQCVVVDAEAQADLNQFADDVLTAASQGKRFLFRSAASLLTALAALPPQPVAAEAMATYTRAGRPGAVIVGSHVRKTTEQLEDLLHAPGTEAIEVDVSHLLEDSEAQRTTFLQGILDRVHESHTAGKTPVVFTSREELTFPDTQTRLNFGAAVSALLMDTVRGLPEDIGFLISKGGITSNDVLSTGLALTAARLLGQILPGISVIRTPDDHPQFPQLPVVLFPGNVGDRQALAEVYQRLRGHEG